In one Neobacillus sp. WH10 genomic region, the following are encoded:
- the qoxD gene encoding cytochrome aa3 quinol oxidase subunit IV, producing MKELFPMKQVMGFVFSLLLTTIALAVYFLDMSITTGMTILLVTAFIQAAVQLVIFMHAGETEDRGAIYTNIYYGLIIALVTVFGTLLSMIWGYI from the coding sequence ATGAAAGAGTTATTCCCGATGAAGCAGGTGATGGGTTTTGTCTTTTCATTACTCCTTACTACCATAGCACTGGCTGTTTATTTTTTAGACATGTCTATTACAACTGGCATGACCATTCTCCTTGTAACTGCCTTTATTCAAGCAGCCGTACAGCTGGTAATTTTCATGCACGCAGGTGAAACGGAGGACAGGGGAGCCATCTACACGAACATCTATTACGGACTCATTATCGCTTTGGTTACAGTATTCGGTACATTATTGTCTATGATTTGGGGTTACATTTAA
- a CDS encoding thioredoxin family protein — protein sequence MKQVKTEQEYREQITKDELTVGIFTTTWCPDCKRLELFIDEIIEENQNKQWMKIDRDEFPEISEEQNVMGIPSLLVFKNGEKLAHLHSANAKTPDQVREFLNNL from the coding sequence ATGAAACAAGTAAAAACAGAGCAAGAATACCGTGAGCAAATCACAAAAGATGAACTAACTGTGGGTATTTTTACAACTACATGGTGTCCGGACTGCAAACGATTAGAGTTGTTCATAGATGAAATTATCGAGGAGAATCAAAACAAACAATGGATGAAAATTGACCGCGATGAATTTCCGGAAATTTCTGAGGAACAAAATGTAATGGGAATACCTTCTTTATTGGTATTTAAAAATGGTGAAAAATTGGCTCACTTACATAGTGCCAACGCAAAAACACCAGATCAAGTTAGAGAATTCTTAAACAATCTTTAA
- the opuFB gene encoding osmoprotectant update ABC transporter permease/substrate-binding subunit OpuFB (The ABC transporter OpuF is widely distributed in Bacillus species other than B. subtilis. OpuFA is the ATP-binding subunit, while OpuFB is a fusion of permease and substrate-binding subunits.), whose amino-acid sequence MDKFADVFKERQSQLWSALLEHIELSLIALFFAILIAIPLGIYLTKKQKIAEGIIGITAILQTIPSLALLGLLIPLFGIGKVPAVIALVIYALLPILRNTYTGIKEVDPSLIEAARAMGMNRRQRLLKVELPLATPVIMAGIRTAMVLIIGTATLAALIGAGGLGDIILLGIDRNNSSLIVLGAIPAAVLAILIDVFLRQFERVSFKKSLITFGVMASAAILIIAIPSIINHDQKKIVIGGKLGSEPEILINMYKLLIEEDTNLSVELKPGLGKTSFVFNALKSGSIDVYPEFTGTAISEFLKETAVSTDRRQVYDQARTGLLKKYNLEMLEPMSYNNTYALAVPKSLAEKEALRTISDLYKMKDSVKAGFTLEFADREDGYRGIQKLYGITFDNVKTMEPKLRYNAIKSGDINLVDAYSTDSELRQYNLSVLEDDQHLFPPYQGAPLLRKETVQQYPEIKAALNKLAGKITDNQMREMNYQVNVNGKSAKEVAKKFLQKEGLIK is encoded by the coding sequence ATGGATAAATTTGCAGATGTTTTCAAAGAAAGACAATCGCAATTGTGGAGTGCCTTGCTTGAGCATATAGAACTCTCCCTTATTGCTTTGTTTTTTGCAATACTAATTGCTATTCCCCTCGGAATCTATTTGACAAAAAAGCAAAAGATTGCAGAGGGGATTATCGGCATTACCGCCATCCTTCAAACGATTCCATCATTAGCCCTTTTAGGCCTGTTAATTCCTTTGTTTGGCATTGGAAAAGTACCCGCGGTCATTGCATTAGTGATTTATGCATTGCTACCGATCCTTAGAAATACATATACAGGAATCAAAGAGGTAGATCCCTCGCTAATTGAAGCAGCAAGAGCGATGGGGATGAACAGAAGACAAAGATTATTAAAGGTAGAACTCCCCCTAGCCACTCCCGTAATAATGGCGGGAATACGAACGGCCATGGTTTTAATAATAGGAACAGCAACGTTAGCTGCGCTAATTGGCGCTGGAGGATTAGGAGACATTATCCTTCTTGGGATTGACAGAAATAATTCATCCCTGATTGTTCTTGGAGCTATTCCAGCAGCAGTTCTTGCCATTCTTATTGACGTATTCTTGAGGCAATTTGAACGAGTATCTTTCAAAAAATCATTGATTACTTTTGGTGTAATGGCTTCTGCTGCAATCCTGATTATCGCCATTCCGTCCATTATAAATCATGACCAGAAAAAAATTGTCATTGGCGGGAAACTTGGTTCAGAACCGGAAATATTGATTAATATGTATAAACTGCTAATCGAGGAAGATACAAACCTAAGTGTTGAACTTAAACCAGGACTTGGGAAAACTTCGTTTGTTTTCAATGCTTTAAAGTCTGGTAGTATTGATGTGTACCCTGAATTTACTGGAACGGCCATTTCGGAATTTTTAAAAGAGACGGCAGTAAGTACGGACAGAAGACAGGTGTATGACCAAGCACGGACTGGCTTGTTAAAAAAATATAATCTGGAAATGTTGGAACCAATGAGTTACAACAATACGTATGCATTGGCAGTCCCTAAGTCGTTAGCTGAAAAGGAAGCTTTGAGGACGATTTCTGATTTGTATAAAATGAAGGACAGCGTAAAGGCAGGTTTTACCTTGGAGTTTGCTGATCGAGAGGATGGATATCGCGGGATTCAAAAACTTTATGGAATCACATTTGATAACGTTAAAACTATGGAACCGAAACTCCGTTACAATGCGATTAAATCAGGGGATATTAACTTAGTCGATGCGTACTCAACAGATAGTGAATTAAGACAATATAATCTTTCTGTTTTAGAGGATGATCAGCATCTTTTTCCTCCATATCAAGGTGCACCTTTATTAAGGAAGGAAACGGTTCAACAATATCCGGAAATCAAGGCAGCTTTGAATAAGCTTGCTGGAAAAATCACTGACAATCAAATGCGTGAGATGAATTATCAAGTAAATGTAAACGGTAAAAGCGCCAAAGAAGTTGCCAAGAAATTTTTACAAAAAGAAGGGTTAATTAAATAA
- a CDS encoding diphthine--ammonia ligase has protein sequence MKKRIVLSWSGGKDCCLALDTLIKQGYEIVSLLTTVPTELGRTFGHGERTEMIKLQGEALSIPVYFIECSYEDYTDQFVQTIQFLKNQERITGIAYGDLYLEGHREWGEKVADAASVEAIYPLWMEKEASIQALETYVRSGYEAVVIRVREDVLDESWLGRIINESFLQDVQKTTICPMGESGEYHSFVFDGPLFSKRIQLEQGEVFQLETTKKLEFKGYRLVESSK, from the coding sequence TTGAAAAAACGAATTGTGTTATCTTGGAGTGGCGGAAAAGATTGTTGTTTAGCCTTGGATACTCTTATTAAGCAAGGATATGAGATTGTTTCCTTACTTACAACCGTACCTACAGAACTTGGTCGAACTTTTGGTCATGGAGAACGAACAGAAATGATAAAATTACAAGGAGAAGCACTATCTATTCCTGTTTATTTTATCGAATGCTCCTACGAAGACTATACCGATCAATTTGTACAAACTATCCAATTTTTAAAAAATCAAGAAAGAATCACCGGTATCGCCTATGGAGATTTATACTTAGAAGGACACCGTGAATGGGGTGAAAAAGTTGCTGACGCCGCTAGTGTTGAGGCTATCTATCCGCTTTGGATGGAAAAGGAAGCGTCAATTCAAGCACTTGAAACCTATGTTCGCTCTGGCTATGAAGCAGTTGTTATTCGAGTACGAGAAGATGTATTGGATGAATCCTGGCTCGGCAGGATTATCAATGAATCATTCTTACAAGATGTACAAAAGACAACGATTTGCCCAATGGGAGAATCAGGTGAATATCATTCCTTTGTATTTGACGGACCTCTTTTTTCAAAAAGGATTCAATTGGAGCAAGGGGAAGTATTTCAGCTTGAAACTACCAAGAAACTGGAGTTTAAGGGTTATCGTCTTGTAGAAAGTAGTAAGTAG
- a CDS encoding ring-cleaving dioxygenase produces the protein MNGLKGIHHVTAITSSAEKNYEFFTYVLGMRLVKKTVNQDDIQTYHLFFADDAGSPGTDMTFFDFPGIPKGVHGTNQISKTSFRVPSDAAIEYWLKRFDRLEIKHTGIKELFGKKTLSFVDFDDQQYQLISDEHNNGIVSGIPWKKGPIPLEYAITGLGPLFVRVANFDYFKEMMVKVLLFDEIAQEGSFHLFEVGKGGNGAQVVVEYNAILPQAQQGFGTVHHAAFRVEDRTVLEDWMKRIEGFGFGTSGFIDRYFFGSLYVRVAPQILFEFATDGPGFMGDEPYETLGEKLSLPPFLEPKRSQIENFVRPIDTVRSTKEFVKEYN, from the coding sequence ATGAACGGTTTAAAAGGAATTCACCATGTTACAGCAATAACTAGCAGCGCAGAAAAGAATTATGAATTTTTTACTTATGTATTAGGGATGCGTTTGGTAAAGAAAACGGTAAATCAAGATGACATCCAAACGTATCATTTATTTTTTGCTGATGATGCGGGCAGTCCGGGTACAGATATGACATTCTTCGATTTTCCCGGCATTCCTAAAGGGGTACATGGGACGAATCAAATATCAAAAACGTCCTTCCGCGTACCAAGTGATGCCGCCATTGAGTATTGGTTAAAGCGTTTTGATCGGTTAGAAATTAAGCATACAGGTATCAAAGAACTTTTTGGCAAAAAGACGCTTTCTTTTGTTGATTTTGATGACCAACAGTACCAATTAATTTCAGATGAACACAATAATGGTATTGTGAGCGGTATACCATGGAAAAAAGGACCAATTCCATTAGAATATGCAATTACTGGTTTAGGCCCCCTCTTTGTTCGCGTGGCTAACTTTGATTATTTTAAAGAAATGATGGTAAAAGTACTCTTATTTGACGAAATCGCCCAAGAAGGCTCATTTCATTTATTTGAAGTTGGTAAAGGTGGTAACGGTGCCCAAGTAGTTGTCGAATACAATGCCATTCTCCCACAAGCACAACAAGGATTTGGTACCGTTCACCACGCGGCCTTCCGTGTTGAAGACCGTACGGTTTTGGAAGATTGGATGAAACGGATAGAAGGCTTTGGATTCGGTACCTCCGGTTTTATCGATCGCTACTTTTTCGGGTCGTTGTACGTAAGAGTTGCTCCACAAATCTTATTTGAATTTGCTACAGATGGCCCTGGATTTATGGGAGATGAACCCTATGAAACACTTGGAGAAAAATTATCTTTACCACCATTTTTAGAACCAAAACGAAGTCAAATTGAAAATTTTGTTCGCCCGATTGATACTGTGAGGAGTACAAAGGAATTTGTAAAAGAATACAATTAA
- the qoxB gene encoding cytochrome aa3 quinol oxidase subunit I, translated as MDFFDRFAIPHASPAIYASMVAIGLTVIAIIAGLTYFKKWGYLWREWLTTVDHKRIGIMYLISALLMLFRGGVDAIMMRAQLAVPDNKLLDAQHYNEIFTTHGIVMIIFMAMPFIMALMNFVVPLQIGARDVAFPRLNALSFWLFFMGAMLFNISFVIGGSPDAGWTSYFPLAGTEFSESVGSNYYMIAIQIAGLGTLMTGINFITTILKMRAPGMKLMKMPMFTWASLVTNAIIVFAFPVLTVLLAMGTMDRLFGTHFFTTTNGGMDMLWANFFWVWGHPEVYILILPAFGIYSEVISTFARRNLYGYKSMVGSMVIISLLSFLVWTHHFFTMGQGALTNSIFSITTMAIAVPTGVKLFNWLFTLWKGKIEITTPMLYSLLFIPTFTIGGVTGVMLGMSAADYQYHNTMFLVAHFHMVIIPGVVFAMLAGLTFYWPKMFGFMLNEKIGKLSAWIIATSTLLAFVPMFFSGLDGQARRMYTYSESTGFGPWNMVSFIGAAGLAVGFALIVYNIYYSTRYASRDISSDPWDARSLEWATHTPVPEYNFAILPQVKSSEAFWDAKKHGHELFQGEYEKIHMPNNSGVPFILSCIFFVWGFSFVFSLWIPLILTTIGIFVCMAYRSFEKDHGHYITVAEIEETENNLRGA; from the coding sequence ATGGATTTCTTTGATCGTTTTGCCATACCACATGCAAGTCCTGCAATTTACGCATCGATGGTTGCCATTGGACTAACTGTTATCGCCATTATTGCCGGCTTAACCTATTTTAAAAAATGGGGTTATCTATGGCGGGAATGGTTAACGACCGTTGATCATAAACGGATCGGAATTATGTATTTAATATCTGCTCTTTTAATGTTATTCCGCGGTGGGGTAGACGCGATTATGATGCGGGCGCAGCTGGCTGTACCTGATAATAAGCTGCTTGATGCCCAGCATTATAATGAAATTTTCACAACACACGGAATTGTTATGATCATCTTTATGGCAATGCCATTCATTATGGCTTTGATGAACTTTGTTGTGCCATTACAAATTGGGGCACGTGATGTAGCGTTTCCACGCTTAAATGCCCTTAGTTTCTGGTTATTCTTCATGGGCGCAATGCTATTTAATATTTCTTTCGTTATCGGCGGGTCACCTGATGCAGGCTGGACATCGTATTTCCCTCTGGCAGGAACTGAATTTAGTGAATCAGTAGGATCGAATTATTATATGATTGCAATTCAGATTGCTGGTCTTGGGACATTAATGACAGGGATAAATTTTATCACGACGATTCTCAAAATGAGAGCACCTGGGATGAAATTGATGAAAATGCCAATGTTCACCTGGGCTTCTTTAGTAACAAATGCGATCATCGTTTTCGCATTCCCAGTATTAACAGTTTTACTGGCAATGGGAACAATGGATCGTTTGTTTGGAACTCACTTCTTTACAACAACTAATGGCGGTATGGATATGCTTTGGGCAAACTTCTTCTGGGTTTGGGGACATCCTGAGGTATATATCTTAATTTTGCCGGCATTCGGGATTTATAGTGAAGTCATCTCGACGTTTGCTCGTAGAAATCTCTATGGGTATAAATCAATGGTTGGCTCTATGGTGATTATTTCACTTCTCTCATTCTTAGTCTGGACACACCATTTCTTTACAATGGGTCAAGGGGCACTGACTAATAGTATCTTCTCGATTACCACTATGGCGATTGCTGTGCCGACAGGGGTCAAACTGTTTAACTGGCTGTTCACGCTTTGGAAAGGAAAAATAGAGATTACTACTCCAATGCTGTATTCTTTATTATTTATTCCAACCTTCACGATTGGCGGAGTAACAGGGGTTATGCTTGGTATGTCTGCTGCGGACTATCAGTACCATAACACAATGTTCTTAGTCGCTCACTTCCATATGGTTATTATTCCTGGTGTCGTATTTGCCATGCTTGCTGGCCTTACGTTCTATTGGCCAAAAATGTTTGGATTCATGCTGAATGAAAAAATTGGGAAATTGTCGGCATGGATCATTGCCACAAGCACTCTTCTTGCATTCGTCCCAATGTTTTTCTCAGGCTTAGATGGGCAGGCACGTCGGATGTACACTTACTCTGAATCAACTGGATTTGGACCATGGAATATGGTTTCGTTTATCGGAGCTGCTGGACTAGCTGTAGGTTTTGCGTTAATCGTATACAACATCTACTACAGCACACGCTACGCTTCAAGGGATATTTCTTCTGATCCATGGGATGCACGTTCTTTAGAATGGGCAACACATACTCCGGTACCTGAATATAATTTCGCCATTTTGCCGCAAGTGAAATCATCTGAAGCATTCTGGGATGCGAAGAAACATGGTCATGAGTTATTCCAAGGTGAATATGAAAAAATTCATATGCCAAATAACAGCGGTGTACCGTTCATATTGAGTTGTATCTTTTTCGTTTGGGGATTCTCCTTTGTATTCAGCCTATGGATTCCGCTTATTCTAACAACCATCGGAATTTTCGTTTGTATGGCATACCGTTCATTTGAGAAAGATCATGGCCATTACATTACCGTAGCAGAAATCGAAGAGACAGAAAATAATTTGCGAGGTGCTTAA
- a CDS encoding ABC transporter ATP-binding protein translates to MIRFEKVTKRYQDGTSAIRSINLEIKEGEFFVIIGPSGCGKTTLLKMMNRLIELSDGTIFVDDKKISDYNIHELRWNMGYVLQQIALFPHMTIEENIAIVPELKKWSNEKIRQRTDELMEMVGLPPEKYRGRKPKELSGGQQQRVGVIRALASDPGILLMDEPFSALDPISREKLQDDILELQRKINKTIIFVTHDMQEAIKLGDRICLMKDGEIVQVGTPKEIINRPVNDFVRDFVGTQSVTVKENVQLENIIDQLITTQCPSPSAVTIPASALLREALILLTEHEQLSVEKEGQIIGTITRQTALKFMADGLQEGGQGNG, encoded by the coding sequence ATGATCCGCTTTGAAAAGGTAACAAAGCGATACCAAGATGGCACCAGTGCTATTAGGTCCATTAATTTGGAAATAAAGGAGGGGGAGTTTTTTGTCATCATTGGACCAAGCGGCTGTGGGAAAACCACGCTTCTCAAAATGATGAACCGACTAATTGAATTATCTGACGGTACCATTTTTGTCGATGATAAAAAAATTAGTGACTATAACATCCACGAGCTCCGCTGGAACATGGGATATGTTCTCCAGCAAATTGCGCTATTTCCCCATATGACGATAGAAGAAAATATTGCGATTGTCCCTGAATTGAAAAAATGGAGCAATGAGAAGATTCGGCAGAGAACTGATGAATTGATGGAAATGGTGGGTTTACCGCCGGAAAAATATCGAGGCCGAAAACCAAAAGAGTTATCTGGCGGCCAACAGCAAAGAGTTGGTGTGATACGTGCACTAGCCTCGGATCCCGGAATTTTGCTAATGGACGAACCATTCAGTGCGCTTGACCCAATTAGCAGAGAAAAATTACAGGATGACATCCTTGAACTACAGCGAAAAATTAATAAAACGATTATTTTCGTTACCCATGATATGCAGGAGGCAATCAAGCTTGGAGACCGAATTTGCCTCATGAAGGATGGAGAAATTGTTCAAGTAGGGACACCTAAAGAAATTATCAATAGGCCGGTCAATGATTTTGTCCGAGATTTTGTGGGAACGCAATCAGTTACAGTAAAGGAGAATGTCCAGTTAGAAAACATCATCGATCAACTTATAACCACCCAATGCCCGTCACCTTCTGCCGTAACAATTCCAGCATCAGCTTTGTTAAGAGAGGCCCTTATATTGTTAACTGAGCATGAACAATTGTCAGTGGAAAAAGAAGGTCAAATAATCGGTACAATAACAAGACAAACAGCATTAAAGTTTATGGCAGATGGTTTGCAGGAAGGAGGTCAAGGCAATGGATAA
- the qoxC gene encoding cytochrome aa3 quinol oxidase subunit III — protein MKIDNSLPLEYSTEENSNKILGFWIFLGAEIMLFATLFSAYFTLVDRTGSGPTGAEIFEITPVLIETILLLTSSFTIGLGIHAMRLGNKKAMLAFFTITLILGLGFLGFEIFEFVHYVHIGAGLQTSAFTAILLTTLGTHGAHVTFGLFWGLFIILQVKKRGLTPETANKSFIFSLYWHFLDVVWIFIFSFVYLKGMM, from the coding sequence ATGAAAATTGATAACTCGCTGCCGCTTGAATATAGTACCGAAGAAAATAGTAATAAAATATTGGGCTTTTGGATTTTCCTTGGTGCGGAAATTATGCTTTTTGCAACACTTTTTTCAGCCTATTTTACATTAGTGGACCGTACGGGAAGCGGCCCGACCGGCGCAGAGATTTTCGAAATTACTCCCGTTTTAATTGAAACAATTTTGTTATTAACAAGTAGTTTTACCATAGGTCTTGGAATCCACGCGATGCGGTTAGGCAATAAGAAAGCGATGCTAGCATTCTTTACTATTACACTCATCTTAGGTCTTGGGTTCTTAGGTTTTGAAATATTTGAGTTTGTTCATTATGTACACATTGGTGCAGGACTTCAAACCAGTGCATTTACAGCGATTCTTTTAACTACATTAGGGACGCATGGAGCGCACGTAACATTTGGCTTATTTTGGGGATTATTTATCATTTTGCAAGTAAAAAAGCGCGGGTTGACCCCTGAAACAGCCAATAAATCATTTATTTTCTCGCTTTACTGGCATTTCTTAGATGTAGTTTGGATCTTTATTTTCAGCTTCGTCTACCTGAAAGGAATGATGTAA